TACGCATGAATTAATTGTTCAACGCCAGAAAGGGAAACTAAAGTTCGCTTGTACAGGCCGATGGTAGGGTGGACATCTGGGTGGACAGCGTGTCTCTGCAGCCCTTCTCCTTCCCCGAGTGGGACGAGCAACGCCGTCTGTCGGCCGGGAAGACCCGCCGGAGCGCCGTCAAGGTGGTCGCCCGGGGCGCCGACGGCGTCCCACTGCCGAACGCCAACCTGAGCGTCAAGCTCCTCCGGCCCGGCTTCCCGTTCGGCAACGCCATGACCAAGGAGATCCTCGACATCCCGGCCTACGAGCAGTGGTTCGCGTCCCGGTTCACCGTGGCCAGCTTCGAGAACGAGATGAAGTGGTACAGCACGGAGTGGATGGAGAACCACGAGGACTACACCGTCGCGGACGCCATGCTGCGGCTCGCCGAGAAGCACGGCATCGCGGTGCGCGGCCACAACGTGCTCTGGGACACCAACGACACGCAGGTGTCGTGGGTGAAGCCGCTGGACGCGCAGCGGCTCAAGGCGGCCATGCAGAAGCGCATCAGCTCCGTGGTGTCGCGGTACGCCGGCAAGGTCATCGCGTGGGACGTGGTGAACGAGAACCTCCACGGGCACTTCTTCGAGAGCAGGCTCGGCCGCAACGCGTCGTCCGAGGTGTACCATCGGGTGGCGCGGATCGACCGGACGGCGAGGCTGTTCATGAACGAGTTCGGCACGCTGGAGGAGCCGCTGGACGCGGCTGCCATGTCCAGCAAGTACGTCGCCAAGCTGCAGCAGATACGCTCCTACCCCGGCAACCGCGGCATCAAGCTCGCCGTCGGCCTCGAGAGCCACTTCGGCACGCCCAACATCCCCTACATGAGGGCGACGCTGGACATGCTCGCGCAGCTCAGGGTCCCCATCTGGCTCACTGAGGTCGACGTCAACCGGAATGCCGGCCCCTACGTGCCGATCTACCTGGAGGAGGTGCTGAGGGAAGGCTACGGGCACCCCAACGTGGAGGGCATGGTGATGTGGGCGGCCTGGCACGCGCAGGGCTGCTGGGCCATGTGCCTCACGGACAACAACTTCAAGAATCTTCCCGCCGGCGACCGCGTCGACAAGCTCATCGCTGAATGGAGGACGCACCCGGAGGGCGCCACCATGGACGCCAACGGCGTGACCGAGCTGGACCTCGTCCACGGCGAGTACAACTTCACGGTGACTCACCCGTCGCTTGGCTCGCCCGCCGTGCGCACTTTGACGGTGGACGCGTCGTCGGCTGCGGTGGAGCACACTATAGACATCAAGGTGTAGGGACTAGGGATCGGACACAAACACAATACACAGCAGCTTAGTTTCATCTGCTATATACAATATATTCTTGAGAAGAAATATCTTTCCCTATGCATTTAATAATAATAAAGCATGTATTGCTTTTGCTCGTCCGTCATAAGATTACCCATGAGGTTAACGAgcactccttcgggagcctcgcaacaatCAGCGCCATttgacgcgctctcagccattcgccacgtgtcgcgctttcGGCGCTTCCTCCGGATTTTGTTTTATTtctgcacgcgttttcggctttttaaacgggtttttttGACGTCCTGATTTTCCGCTGGTCTTCTTTAGAtttttgatttaaaaaaaattgcgcgaaaaaacgcgtttttttcctttcgcgagtcaCGGTTTGGCTTTCGCGAGAGCCACGGGcatgcctctcggaaacaaaaaaacacattttttttgttttttctttcacgagagtcatgtttttttttcacgagaggtacgggtgtgctttcgcgagagtcacggccgtgcctcttgaaaacgaaaaaaacgcgttttttgttttttcctttcgcgagaggcacgggtgtgctttcgcgagagtcatggtcgtgcctctcggaaacgaaaaaaaacacgttttctgtttttcctttcctttcacgagagtcacggttttgcctccgcgagaggcatgggtatgctttcgcgagagtcatggccgtgcctctcgaaaacgaaaaaaaaaatgtgttttctgtttttttcctttcgcgagagtcacggttttgtttccgcgagaggcacgattgtactttagcaagagtcacggccgtgcctctcaaaaaCGAAAAAATATGTTTTCTGTTTCTTTCCTTTCGCAAGAGACACAATTTTGCTTTCACGCGCAACCCCTTCGTTGGCGTGCCGCGCATCAGAACACACCATAAAAAAGAAACTTAGATCATGATCAATCAACATTTTGAGTTTTTCAGAAAACTAATGCGATGCACTAAGGCGCGATTTACAGAGCATCACCCACGGCAACCATGACAGTAACATGCAATGGGATCATCATACATGAGCATCCGGTTCGATCTATGTATAAGTTTTTTTTATGGAAACGTGCATACAAGTTGAGATTAACGTGAGCACATACAAAATTAGATGCCTTTGCATTAAAAAAAGAAACTTAGATCGTGATTGATCAAGATTTTATATTGTTCAAAAAAACATAATGGGATGCACTAACGCACGACTTACACAACATCATCCACGGGGACATGACAATAGCAAGCAATCGAATCATCATCACACGCTTGACCGGTCTCACACATTAAATGGCGTGGCGCCTATCGCGCTTGAAGGGATGAGCAGACACATCCGTGCATTATAATTTCCGATAATAATATTAGACATATTTTATTAATTGCATGGATAAAAAATACAACTTCATTTACATGTGAATTGCAAAATAATATACAAGAAATAAAGTATTAAATAtatttctgttatttaaaattaaGTTATAGGGATTAAATGTAAAATTTAACCAGTAAAACAAAACATAAGTTTAAAGTTAAATTAAATTATAATGCGATTCCAATCTAATTAGAATATATGTTTGTTGAAAAACAATAAGATATTCGACAAGAAAAATTAAATACCATTTTAAATGAACAAAGACCAAGAATTGCTTCACCCCATATACACGACATTTGGTAATTATGGCCCAAAAATGTCATAGTTTTTCTACATGCTCCGAGGCTTATTCAGTTATTGAACTGATGAATTTCTTTTTTGTGTCTAAATCATCTTAAACCACATTTTTTAGCTAAATTGAGAGGTGTTGTGTTTAGGTGCACCTGCCATGGGTAAACTACTTCTTTATATATGAATTATTGACGTCAAAAACCAAGATACGATATTGTGATACTAATATTTGACGTATCAGAACTGTTTAACTCAAGATCAAAATATTgcgataacacatgcaaaaaaacTATGTCTAAATCACAATAAAAACTTTTTATTATTTGTTGGTCATATGATATATTTTTCTAAGACCAAAACAAATCTTCACTATTATGTTTCAGCTCGACCCACTAGCGCCCGCCACCAAAGTACAAGGAGTTGGACACGGAGTTCCTACTGTGTGTGACACAAACTCCGCACTTTACTCTGTTATATTAGCCAAAGATGGAGGGTCTTTGGACAACGCTCCTAATATTTATTCTGTTTCTCGTGTGGCAGTGTGGAGGATTTCAAGGAGTTTGTTGATGACATCATGTCTGACGATGGGTCATGGTGAGAGGAGGAGGCGGTCTTGAGCCATTGGGTTAGTGAAGTCAGGTTTTTttgtttcccgttgcaacgcacgggcatctgtgCTAGTAATAATAAAACATATATTGCTTATGTTCGTCCATCATAAGATTACCCATGATCTTTTTCCAGAAAagggcgctttattacttaaatGATTTAAGCATTAAAACTACCCATGAATGAAGGTATCAATAATGGACTCGCTAAATCTCAGTCGACGCGTCATCCGTTGGATCTTTGTTCGCTTCAAGATTCGCGCTGGAAGTGGGTTGTCTTGTTTCGGCCTGTGTAACGCGCATGTCTAGCCCGTTTGGTTgttttctgtcacatccctagttctggtatgacctagactagccagtcatgtgtgcatcatatttaaatttcatttaaatttgaaatggggatttgtgaaacccttagaaatcatttctgaaaatgacccagataaaaattactccaaaaaggttcaagaaaatgttcatgttactctctgaaaatattggtcagagttaaaattcaaaccaatatttccaggagctcatagatatttattttgggcatttgaaattaatgcAGTAATGATTtgttttggatatatattgttatatatacaatattgtccaaaaattatgctagttgatgaggagctctggaataataccactagctcctacaaaaattgacATAAGAATATAAATTAGTTTGGTATTatttttaaatcaaacaaatgtcagaaaaatagaaaagggaacggaaatggaaaaacttacctgtgcTCACTTGAGGcttggcactgtgcggcccagctggccggcccagccagctggccctgccaatcgtccctctcctctcgccaggaggacaggggcgtGTGCTCGCCGCACGCGCGCACGTGCtcggccagctcctgcttgccgctgctgctggaGGCCGCTACGAACACCACGCGACCCCCCaggcctctctcactctctctcgttctccctcctcctctggatccctctctctcgacccgcccgagcggagctcgtcgccgccgctcgctacccgcgcggccaccgccttcccctcgccctCTCTTCGTGTCCGGGTGCCCCGCCTCGTCGCCTGCATCATCCTCGAGGAGCCAAGCGACCAGGGACGCGCTGCATCGCCGCCACCattgtcgtcttcacctccggccgctCGAGATCGCCGCCGTCATTCCGGCCGCACCAGTGCATCCCCGAGCTCGCGCATGACGCCGTCGAGACCGCTGTGAGCTctcctccgtttcccctccttccccGTGCTCGATTTCGTGCCGTAGCCCTGCTAACCGTCGAACCCGCGAGCGccacgccgccggccatgtcgccgccgtggccagggccaccgcactCAGTAACCTCCCAGAAGACCAACGCCGCCGCCCACAGCTCCTGCCGTGCCCCGCAGCACCCCGCACGCACctggccgtgctccggccgccgcccgagcTCCTTTCCGGCGAGCTCAGGCCACCCCACCTctcccgcttgctccagaagacgcgGACGAGCCCTGGCTCCTCGCCCATGGCCTCCGTCGTCCAAATGGTCGCCGAAAAGCGAATCCtgtgcccctccgccgcgttcggcctcgccggcggctaaacgccggcgggttgactgggtttgacccccccagttgaccagatttgacccgtatgagtcaatgacaggtggggcctatcTCTGACTAAATCTGTAGTTAGGTTagtgttagtgctaattaacctctgttaattaaccgagacactgacgtgtggaccccacacgtcaggtttgacctggtcagccccgttTGACTCGTTGACGTCATGccactgtcatgctgacgcagctattcattttctggtattaaaataaatcaggaaattccagaaaattagctaaacttcaaaaattcatagaaattcaaccgtagctcagaatgaaataatttatatattaaaaattatcagaaaaatgcaaggaatccatttatgccagttccatgcatgaaaaaccaacttatacatgctgtataagtgaaaacataatgtgggcattttaaatgcttcattttgaatttgcatttgaatctttgattcaaatgggcttcaaccaacttggtagcatcttgcattagcccaaacactacaTTTGcacatatcatgttcatgcatcatattgttgcattttttgtgtattgattgccgacaccgtttctTCTCAATAGGTTCTactccggaaggtgttcccgagtacctgtcgGAGGAGCAGTGCCCTTCgttgatctatcaggcaagcaatcccccttgagcatttcgataaaatcccactctctcgctcctgctccttatactgcattaggacaacaacgattcaactgctacttttcttctgcggtagttgaacccattcctctgcatgacctgtcattgccacagtaaatagttgaaacccactagcatgattaggagttgcttgagccttgatgtgcctactcatccatgcttgttttctttatgccagctatgcttagagttgtgttaggtctgattcatcgggaatgaatcagagtggtgaacatgtcctactgataaaggctaagtgtgtgaacacgttttggtaaa
The sequence above is a segment of the Triticum dicoccoides isolate Atlit2015 ecotype Zavitan chromosome 1A, WEW_v2.0, whole genome shotgun sequence genome. Coding sequences within it:
- the LOC119272188 gene encoding endo-1,4-beta-xylanase 5-like, with product MGKLLAFLLCISLFEGWMVQSVPYDYTASIKCLSSPMRSLYKGGIIENSEFNSGLTGWSVPWGVTANVSSSPSGNNFALASASNNGQPSRSVYQKIQMETAHHYSLSAWLQVSSGTAVVRSVFKDPNGAFIAGGATVARSGCWSMLKGGMTAFASGPGELFFEADGRVDIWVDSVSLQPFSFPEWDEQRRLSAGKTRRSAVKVVARGADGVPLPNANLSVKLLRPGFPFGNAMTKEILDIPAYEQWFASRFTVASFENEMKWYSTEWMENHEDYTVADAMLRLAEKHGIAVRGHNVLWDTNDTQVSWVKPLDAQRLKAAMQKRISSVVSRYAGKVIAWDVVNENLHGHFFESRLGRNASSEVYHRVARIDRTARLFMNEFGTLEEPLDAAAMSSKYVAKLQQIRSYPGNRGIKLAVGLESHFGTPNIPYMRATLDMLAQLRVPIWLTEVDVNRNAGPYVPIYLEEVLREGYGHPNVEGMVMWAAWHAQGCWAMCLTDNNFKNLPAGDRVDKLIAEWRTHPEGATMDANGVTELDLVHGEYNFTVTHPSLGSPAVRTLTVDASSAAVEHTIDIKV